TCGCCGGTGGATGTGCGGATCGGCGCGCGGACGGTGGCGGGAGAGCTGCGGGGGTTCTTTCGCCGCGACACGCTGGCGCAGCGCCGCCACTACGGATGGTGGGGGCTGGTGCCTGCCTTCGGCCCCGTGAAGCGCGCGGCCTATCCGTTCCGCCGGGTGGATGACGACGGGCGCGCGTGGAGCTACGTGGCCGCCGTCCAGCGTCTGCTCGCGGAACTGGACCTGGAGGCCCGCGCGGCCTTTATCACCCACCCCACGCTGCTGGTGTACAGCGACGGCGACTGGATCGTCCCGCACGTGCAGGGCGAGCGGCTGGCGGCGCGCATTCCGGGCGCGGAATTGCTCTCGCTCCGTGGCGTGTCGCACTACGCGCTCCCCTTCCATGGCCTCACCATCGAACGCGTGGTCCGGTGGATCGGCCAGCACCAGCCCGCAGCCGCATGAGCGAATCGCCCAGGATAGACATCCACGTGCACCTGGCCGGGGTGGGCACCAACGGCTCCGGCTGCTGGGTGTCTCCCACGTTCATGCGGCGGATGAGCTTTCGCCTGCTGAAGCTCCGCCACGGGATCAACGCACGGCAGATGCGCGAATCGGCGGACGCGGACTGGGCCGCGGACGTGGCGGACCGCGTACGCCGCAGCGAGCTGACGCACGCGGTGGTGCTGGGGTTCGACGGGGTGTACGGCCGGGCGGGAGCGCTGGACCGGGCCAGGTCGCAG
This Longimicrobium sp. DNA region includes the following protein-coding sequences:
- a CDS encoding alpha/beta hydrolase, giving the protein MKGYAERLADWAARLGATVHATRYGRPEARGEACAVRLVPPGVASARVLVAHGAGNDAVFPLLELFGALLASGAEVFSFDVDGHGGASTTVFAPDSVRTAIAAAADQAERGRPALPLHVVGHSLGGSLVLDALASGSLQRAVSAAILSSPVDVRIGARTVAGELRGFFRRDTLAQRRHYGWWGLVPAFGPVKRAAYPFRRVDDDGRAWSYVAAVQRLLAELDLEARAAFITHPTLLVYSDGDWIVPHVQGERLAARIPGAELLSLRGVSHYALPFHGLTIERVVRWIGQHQPAAA